In Duganella zoogloeoides, a single genomic region encodes these proteins:
- a CDS encoding efflux transporter outer membrane subunit translates to MNTTIKTLILAVGAALVSGCALQPAYQQPATSATTTTPAYPAGPAYAASAPTTSNATAAADTGWQDFLVDERLHTLVRIALDNNQDLRVALLRVSQAQAALQLQRAAALPTLNAEASGARSSSTANAANTRNTTQSNSVMLNTAWEIDVFGRLQSLSDSAREQYLASAYGRQAAHILLVSQVAEQYLTMLAYDEQLKVTDETLGAARESYRIVKLQYDTGTTSELDESLAQVTLQQAEANHAAQVRLRAQAENALVLLLGQPLPENLPAAVPLAQQTMLADIPAGLPSDLLLRRPDVQQAEALLRAEYANIGAARAAFFPRISLTAAAGTASNSLGGLFKAGSGAWSFAPELLLPIFDGGARQANLDTARINRDIGVAEYRKSVQTAFREVADGLAARGTYDTELAARQRNVDAQQRRVTLAELLYNNGINDYLSVLTAKTDLYNAQINLITARQNRLSSLVGLYRALGGGWIEHTGDAPAAADSGAQIPAS, encoded by the coding sequence ATGAATACGACTATTAAAACATTGATCCTTGCCGTGGGTGCGGCGCTGGTATCGGGCTGCGCCCTGCAGCCGGCCTACCAGCAACCGGCCACCAGCGCCACGACCACCACGCCGGCCTACCCGGCCGGTCCGGCCTATGCCGCATCGGCGCCGACCACGTCGAACGCCACCGCTGCCGCAGACACGGGCTGGCAGGACTTCCTGGTCGATGAACGCCTGCACACTCTGGTGCGCATCGCACTCGATAACAACCAGGACCTGCGCGTGGCGCTGCTGCGCGTAAGCCAGGCGCAGGCCGCGTTGCAATTGCAGCGCGCGGCCGCCCTGCCGACCTTGAACGCCGAAGCTTCCGGTGCGCGTTCGTCCAGCACGGCCAATGCCGCCAATACCCGCAACACCACGCAAAGCAATTCGGTGATGCTCAATACGGCGTGGGAGATCGACGTGTTCGGCCGCCTGCAAAGCCTGAGCGACTCCGCGCGCGAGCAGTACCTGGCCAGCGCCTACGGGCGCCAGGCCGCGCACATCCTGCTGGTGTCGCAAGTGGCCGAGCAGTACCTGACCATGCTGGCGTACGACGAGCAGCTCAAGGTGACCGACGAAACATTGGGGGCCGCGCGCGAATCGTACCGCATCGTCAAGCTGCAATACGACACCGGCACCACGTCGGAACTCGACGAATCGCTGGCGCAAGTGACCTTGCAGCAGGCCGAGGCCAATCACGCCGCGCAAGTGCGCCTGCGCGCCCAGGCCGAAAACGCCCTGGTGCTGCTGCTCGGCCAACCGCTGCCCGAGAACCTGCCGGCCGCCGTGCCGCTGGCGCAGCAAACCATGCTGGCCGATATTCCGGCCGGACTGCCATCCGACCTGCTGCTGCGCCGTCCCGACGTACAGCAGGCCGAGGCGCTGCTGCGCGCCGAATACGCCAACATCGGCGCCGCCCGCGCAGCCTTCTTCCCGCGTATCAGCCTGACCGCTGCTGCCGGCACGGCCAGCAATTCGCTGGGTGGACTGTTCAAGGCCGGCTCCGGCGCGTGGTCGTTCGCGCCCGAACTGCTGCTGCCGATCTTCGACGGCGGTGCGCGCCAGGCCAATCTCGATACGGCACGCATCAACCGCGATATCGGCGTGGCCGAGTACCGCAAGAGCGTGCAGACGGCGTTCCGCGAAGTGGCCGACGGCCTGGCCGCGCGCGGCACCTACGATACCGAGCTAGCCGCCCGCCAGCGCAATGTCGATGCCCAGCAGCGCCGCGTCACGCTGGCCGAACTACTGTACAACAACGGCATCAACGACTACCTGAGCGTCCTCACCGCCAAGACCGACCTGTACAACGCCCAGATCAACCTGATCACGGCGCGCCAGAACCGGCTCAGTTCATTGGTGGGTTTGTACCGCGCCCTGGGCGGCGGCTGGATCGAGCACACCGGCGATGCGCCGGCGGCGGCCGACAGCGGCGCACAGATTCCCGCATCGTGA
- a CDS encoding efflux RND transporter permease subunit, producing the protein MPKFFIQRPIFAIVIALLIMLVGGISLFKLPVEQYPPVSPPTVQIQATYPGASAETMQNTVVQVIEQQMTAIDNLLYMTSTSDDTGQSTTTMTFAAGTDPDIAQVQVQNKLQSAVPRLPNDVQQSGLRVSKSTSDFLMVAAFVSDDNSMTKFDIANYVASNIQDPLSRIPGVGSMNLFGTQYAMRIWLDPVKLRSYSLTPLDVNAAIQAQNVQISGGQLGGSPAVPGQTLSATISEASLMRTPEQFKRILLKVQPDGAAVRIGDVARVALGPENYNVDVRISGKSASGLGISLAPGANALTTADAVRARLEDLKAYFPHGLRVVYPNDITPFIKVSIHEVVKTLIEGIVLVFLVMYLFLQNIRATLIPSITVPVVLLGTFGIMSALGFTVNTLSMFGLVLAIGLLVDDAIVVVENVERVMHEDGLGPYEATEKAMGQITSALIGVALVLSAVFVPVAFSSGTVGAIYREFSLTVVASMLLSVFVALTLTPALCAMLLKRPDPDHHEKKGFFGWFNRSFDKSRDRYLGSVGSIIRRRGLWMTLYAVMIGVVLFLFLRLPGGFLPKEDQGYMFVQVQTPAGSTLETTGKVLDEISNYLLTDEKAMVESTFMTNGASQPQRGQNQGRLFVRLKPWDEREDDKLSVTALSERISARYANFQGAQITAVEPPAIRGLGSASGFSLQLQDRGNAGHEALAKARDQLLELTRKEPALGRVRYTGQADNATYKINIDREKAAALGVSLTDVDQTFSTAWGSRYVNNFFDTDNRIKRVYVQADAQFRMNPDDIKLLYVRNKAGDMVPFSAFATAQWSWGAPAMARYNGIESAEILGQPAPGHSTGEAMKIMERLVAQLPEGFGYEWSGISLQESQAGAQAPLLYALSILVVFLSLAALYESWSIPVSVIMVVPVGVLGALGAATMFGLENDVFFQVGLLTTIGLSAKNAILIVEFARELQIQGYSILDAAMESAKLRLRPIIMTSMAFVLGVLPLAIASGAGAASQNALGIGVIGGMLTATFVATFLIPLFFVLIAGKIKQRKPSEDGSPIAIAATPEAH; encoded by the coding sequence ATGCCTAAATTTTTCATCCAGCGCCCGATCTTCGCGATCGTCATTGCGCTCCTGATCATGCTCGTCGGCGGCATCTCGCTGTTCAAACTGCCCGTCGAGCAATATCCGCCGGTCTCGCCGCCCACCGTGCAGATCCAGGCCACCTACCCCGGCGCCTCCGCCGAGACCATGCAGAACACCGTGGTGCAGGTGATCGAGCAGCAGATGACCGCGATCGACAACCTGCTCTACATGACGTCCACCAGCGACGACACCGGCCAGTCCACCACCACCATGACGTTTGCTGCCGGCACCGACCCGGACATCGCCCAGGTGCAGGTGCAGAACAAGCTGCAATCGGCCGTGCCGCGCCTGCCCAACGATGTCCAGCAATCGGGCCTGCGCGTCAGCAAATCCACGTCGGACTTCCTGATGGTGGCGGCGTTCGTCTCCGACGACAACAGCATGACCAAGTTCGACATCGCCAACTACGTGGCCTCGAACATCCAGGATCCGCTGTCGCGCATTCCCGGCGTGGGCAGCATGAACCTGTTCGGCACCCAGTACGCGATGCGCATCTGGCTCGACCCGGTCAAGCTGCGCAGCTACTCGCTCACGCCGCTCGACGTCAATGCCGCAATCCAGGCGCAAAACGTGCAGATCTCCGGCGGCCAGCTGGGCGGCTCGCCCGCCGTGCCGGGCCAGACCCTGAGCGCGACCATCAGCGAGGCCAGCCTGATGCGCACGCCCGAACAGTTCAAGCGCATCCTCCTCAAGGTGCAGCCCGACGGCGCCGCCGTGCGCATCGGCGACGTGGCGCGCGTGGCGCTCGGCCCCGAGAACTACAACGTCGATGTGCGCATCAGCGGCAAATCGGCGTCGGGCCTGGGCATATCGCTGGCGCCCGGCGCCAACGCGCTGACCACGGCCGACGCCGTGCGCGCGCGCCTGGAAGACCTGAAAGCCTATTTCCCGCACGGCCTGCGCGTGGTGTACCCGAACGACATCACGCCGTTCATCAAGGTGTCGATCCACGAAGTGGTGAAAACCCTGATCGAGGGCATCGTGCTGGTGTTTCTGGTGATGTACCTGTTCCTGCAAAATATCCGCGCCACCCTGATCCCGTCGATCACGGTGCCGGTAGTACTGCTCGGGACCTTCGGCATCATGTCGGCACTCGGTTTTACCGTCAATACGCTGTCGATGTTCGGCCTGGTGCTGGCGATCGGCCTGCTGGTCGATGACGCCATCGTGGTGGTGGAAAACGTCGAGCGGGTAATGCACGAGGATGGCCTGGGGCCGTACGAGGCCACCGAAAAAGCCATGGGCCAGATCACCAGCGCTCTGATCGGCGTGGCGCTGGTGCTGTCGGCCGTGTTCGTGCCGGTGGCATTCTCCAGCGGCACGGTCGGGGCGATCTACCGCGAGTTCTCGCTGACGGTGGTGGCGTCGATGCTGCTGTCCGTCTTCGTGGCGCTGACCCTCACGCCCGCCTTGTGCGCCATGCTGCTCAAGCGCCCGGACCCGGACCACCACGAAAAGAAAGGCTTCTTCGGCTGGTTCAACCGCAGCTTCGACAAGAGCCGCGACCGCTACCTGGGCAGCGTGGGCAGCATCATCCGCCGCCGTGGCCTGTGGATGACGCTCTACGCGGTGATGATCGGCGTGGTGCTGTTCCTGTTCCTGCGCCTGCCCGGCGGCTTCCTGCCCAAGGAAGACCAGGGCTATATGTTCGTGCAGGTGCAGACGCCCGCAGGCAGCACGCTGGAGACCACCGGCAAGGTGCTCGACGAGATCAGCAACTACCTGCTGACCGACGAAAAGGCGATGGTCGAATCGACCTTCATGACCAACGGCGCCAGCCAGCCGCAGCGCGGCCAGAACCAGGGCCGCCTGTTCGTGCGCCTCAAACCGTGGGACGAACGCGAAGACGACAAGCTCAGTGTGACCGCGCTGAGTGAACGCATCTCCGCGCGCTATGCGAACTTCCAGGGCGCGCAGATCACGGCCGTGGAGCCGCCCGCGATTCGCGGCCTCGGATCGGCCTCCGGCTTCTCGCTGCAATTGCAGGATCGCGGCAATGCCGGCCACGAAGCACTGGCCAAGGCCCGCGACCAGTTGCTGGAACTGACCAGGAAGGAACCGGCCCTGGGCCGCGTGCGCTACACGGGCCAGGCCGACAACGCGACCTATAAAATCAATATCGACCGCGAAAAGGCGGCGGCACTGGGCGTGAGCCTGACCGACGTCGATCAGACCTTCTCCACCGCCTGGGGGTCGCGTTACGTCAACAACTTCTTCGACACCGACAACCGCATCAAGCGCGTGTACGTGCAGGCCGATGCCCAGTTCCGCATGAACCCGGACGACATCAAGCTGCTCTACGTGCGCAACAAGGCGGGCGACATGGTGCCGTTCTCCGCGTTTGCCACGGCCCAGTGGTCGTGGGGTGCGCCAGCCATGGCGCGCTACAACGGCATCGAGTCGGCCGAGATCCTCGGTCAGCCGGCGCCGGGCCACAGTACCGGCGAAGCGATGAAGATCATGGAGCGCCTGGTCGCCCAACTGCCCGAAGGTTTCGGTTACGAATGGAGCGGCATCTCGCTGCAGGAATCGCAGGCCGGCGCGCAGGCGCCGCTGCTGTACGCGCTGTCGATCCTGGTGGTGTTCCTGAGCCTGGCCGCGCTGTATGAGAGCTGGTCGATCCCGGTATCCGTCATCATGGTGGTGCCGGTGGGCGTGCTTGGCGCGCTTGGTGCGGCCACCATGTTCGGGCTGGAGAACGACGTGTTCTTCCAGGTGGGCTTGCTGACGACGATTGGTCTCTCGGCCAAGAACGCGATCCTGATCGTGGAGTTTGCGCGCGAGCTGCAAATCCAGGGTTACTCCATCCTCGACGCGGCGATGGAATCGGCCAAGCTGCGCCTGCGCCCGATCATCATGACGTCGATGGCGTTCGTGCTGGGCGTGCTGCCGTTGGCCATTGCCAGCGGCGCCGGTGCGGCCAGCCAGAACGCGCTCGGTATCGGCGTGATCGGCGGCATGCTCACCGCCACTTTCGTGGCGACGTTCCTGATTCCGCTGTTCTTTGTCCTCATCGCGGGCAAGATCAAGCAGCGCAAGCCGTCCGAAGATGGATCACCGATTGCCATTGCCGCCACACCGGAGGCGCACTGA
- a CDS encoding efflux RND transporter periplasmic adaptor subunit — translation MPLTTLARRSALAAAVTTVTLTLAACGEDKKPAPPPVPEVTVLAVKHDSVPLTVELPGRTAPFLLAEVRARVDGIVQERRFVEGADVKQGQPLYMIDAAPYRAALASAEATLQRAQANLTSSSAQLDRYKVLVGGNAVSKQAFDNAEAAQLQAAADVASAKAAVTTAKINLGYTSVTAPISGRSSVSQVTQGAYVQGGSATLLTTIQQIDPMYVDLQQSSVEGLALRRDIAAGALKLDGANHATVTLKLEDGTTYKRTGSLEFSGVTVDPATGSVTLRAKFPNPDHLLLPGMYVRASVSQGVRPDVMRVPAPAVTRNAQGEATVMLVGADNKLVQRTIETGALVDGHWLVEKGLQDNERIVTSGIQKLKPGAVVKVRAAAPAAAATAANGAAAGGAATTPPAAAGAGATGAAAPAAAH, via the coding sequence ATGCCCCTGACCACCCTTGCGCGCCGCTCCGCGCTCGCTGCTGCCGTTACCACCGTCACGCTCACCCTCGCCGCCTGCGGTGAAGACAAGAAACCCGCGCCGCCGCCTGTTCCCGAAGTAACGGTGCTGGCCGTCAAACATGACAGCGTGCCGCTCACGGTGGAGCTGCCCGGCCGCACGGCGCCGTTCCTGCTGGCCGAGGTACGCGCGCGCGTCGATGGTATCGTGCAGGAGCGCCGCTTCGTGGAAGGCGCCGATGTCAAACAGGGGCAGCCGCTGTACATGATCGACGCCGCACCGTACCGCGCGGCACTGGCTAGCGCCGAGGCGACCTTGCAACGGGCGCAGGCGAACCTGACGTCGAGCAGCGCGCAACTGGACCGCTACAAGGTGCTCGTCGGCGGCAACGCGGTCAGCAAGCAGGCTTTCGACAACGCCGAGGCGGCGCAATTGCAGGCCGCCGCCGACGTGGCGTCGGCCAAGGCGGCCGTCACCACCGCCAAGATCAACCTCGGCTACACCAGCGTCACGGCGCCGATCAGTGGCCGCAGCAGCGTGTCGCAGGTCACGCAAGGCGCTTATGTCCAAGGCGGCTCGGCCACCCTGCTCACCACGATCCAGCAGATCGACCCGATGTATGTCGATTTGCAGCAGTCGAGCGTGGAAGGACTGGCGCTGCGCCGCGATATCGCCGCCGGCGCGCTCAAGCTCGACGGCGCCAACCACGCCACCGTCACCCTCAAGCTCGAAGACGGCACCACGTATAAACGCACCGGCTCGCTGGAATTCTCCGGCGTGACCGTCGATCCGGCCACCGGCTCGGTCACCTTGCGCGCCAAGTTCCCCAACCCGGACCACCTGCTGTTGCCCGGCATGTACGTGCGCGCCTCGGTGAGCCAGGGCGTGCGCCCGGACGTGATGCGCGTGCCGGCACCGGCCGTCACCCGCAACGCGCAAGGCGAAGCGACCGTGATGCTGGTTGGCGCCGACAACAAGCTGGTGCAACGCACCATCGAAACCGGCGCGCTGGTCGATGGCCACTGGCTGGTGGAAAAGGGTTTGCAGGATAACGAACGGATTGTCACCAGCGGCATCCAGAAGCTCAAACCGGGCGCCGTGGTCAAGGTGCGCGCTGCGGCGCCGGCTGCTGCGGCCACTGCGGCCAATGGCGCCGCTGCTGGCGGTGCTGCGACCACGCCGCCCGCCGCTGCGGGAGCCGGCGCCACCGGTGCCGCCGCCCCTGCCGCCGCGCACTAA
- a CDS encoding Gfo/Idh/MocA family protein, with amino-acid sequence MSAIKLAIVGVGKIVHDQHLPAIAANPDYQLIASASRNHTVEGIPGFKSIEEMLAQMPEIEAVSLCMPPQYRYSAAHAALTAGKHVFLEKPPGATLSEVADLEALAVSKGLTLFTSWHSRYAPGVQPAKAFLAEHAPSSMHVIWKEDVRHWHPNQEWIWQAGGLGVFDPGINALSIVTEILPERVFLSGASLEFPDNREAPIAADLHFQSAGELRVHAEFDWRQTGKQSWDILVETAKGQVKLSDGGSRLWINDVEQPLEKEAEYPSLYRVFADLVKAGKSDVDVAPLRHVADAFMLGKRKVVEAFHD; translated from the coding sequence ATGTCCGCTATCAAACTCGCCATCGTCGGCGTCGGCAAGATCGTGCACGACCAGCACTTGCCCGCGATTGCCGCCAATCCCGATTACCAGTTGATCGCCTCGGCCAGCCGTAACCATACCGTCGAGGGCATTCCCGGCTTTAAATCGATCGAAGAGATGCTGGCGCAGATGCCGGAAATCGAGGCTGTCTCGCTGTGCATGCCGCCGCAGTACCGCTACAGCGCCGCCCACGCCGCGCTCACTGCCGGCAAGCACGTGTTCCTGGAAAAGCCGCCTGGCGCCACCCTGTCGGAAGTGGCCGACCTCGAAGCGCTGGCCGTCTCGAAGGGCTTGACGCTGTTTACCAGCTGGCACTCGCGCTACGCACCGGGTGTGCAGCCTGCCAAGGCCTTCCTGGCCGAGCATGCGCCAAGCAGCATGCACGTGATCTGGAAAGAAGACGTGCGCCACTGGCACCCGAACCAGGAATGGATCTGGCAAGCGGGCGGCCTCGGCGTGTTCGATCCGGGCATCAACGCGCTGTCGATCGTCACCGAGATCCTGCCCGAGCGCGTGTTCCTGTCCGGCGCCAGCCTCGAGTTCCCGGACAACCGCGAAGCGCCGATCGCGGCCGACCTGCATTTCCAGAGCGCGGGCGAACTGCGCGTGCACGCTGAATTCGACTGGCGCCAGACCGGCAAGCAAAGCTGGGACATCCTGGTGGAAACCGCCAAGGGTCAAGTGAAACTGTCCGACGGCGGCTCGCGCCTGTGGATCAACGATGTCGAGCAGCCACTGGAGAAGGAAGCCGAGTACCCGTCGCTGTACCGCGTGTTTGCCGACCTGGTCAAGGCTGGCAAGTCGGACGTCGATGTGGCGCCGCTGCGCCACGTGGCCGATGCGTTCATGCTGGGCAAGCGCAAGGTCGTGGAAGCTTTCCACGATTAA
- a CDS encoding pectate lyase family protein: protein MKLALTLLAAAAGWLAAANASAAIDAATLTGASTPLQTAQYGVRNYSAPVLTDGKHSPANYMAAPALPVWRFAQADPTGGVLTFERQPAPSNGWHAWSRKGAVLVTGGGAARADRVYTVYNGQQLVAAINQAGNEPKIIRVVGHIDLRWSQNNTVFREYTSYRDQKFGGSISLPSNTTLVGINDAQGLPARMTGTSILIGGELALTATGDEQADFKKWIADGKDGDDYPTWTRNVIVRNIAFDTPWDVNPEDSANAYADGITLSRAQNIYISHLSISDGDTPDSLAGSTNKTRHDGALDVVRGSDYVTIASNVFNKHAKTTLVGNGDAGRAWSDEGRMHVTFSGNWYDGANTRLPLNRYGQVHMFNNLIAGSTSTKDSDVKFEGGTDARYRSNMLLENHYYSFTGLKVTEVCGKAIKGKDFIGFRSSGHIFTSDKSGTSAIDGQCGYAPPTGNNVWTPPYAYTLQTAAATLTSVPANAGAGKLP, encoded by the coding sequence ATGAAACTCGCTTTAACGCTACTTGCCGCTGCCGCAGGCTGGCTTGCTGCCGCCAACGCATCCGCCGCCATCGACGCCGCCACCCTGACCGGCGCCAGCACGCCGCTGCAAACCGCCCAGTACGGCGTGCGCAATTATTCGGCGCCGGTCCTCACCGACGGCAAACACTCGCCCGCCAACTACATGGCCGCGCCGGCGCTGCCGGTATGGCGCTTCGCCCAGGCCGATCCGACCGGCGGCGTGCTCACCTTCGAGCGCCAGCCGGCGCCATCGAACGGCTGGCACGCGTGGTCGCGCAAGGGCGCGGTGCTGGTGACCGGCGGCGGCGCCGCGCGCGCCGACCGCGTGTACACCGTGTACAACGGCCAGCAGCTGGTGGCCGCCATCAACCAGGCCGGCAACGAGCCGAAGATCATCCGCGTCGTCGGCCACATCGACCTGCGCTGGAGCCAGAACAACACCGTGTTCCGCGAGTACACGAGCTACCGCGACCAGAAGTTCGGCGGCTCGATCAGCCTGCCGTCGAACACCACGCTGGTCGGCATCAACGACGCGCAAGGACTCCCGGCGCGCATGACCGGCACGTCGATTCTGATCGGCGGCGAACTGGCGCTGACCGCCACTGGCGACGAGCAGGCCGACTTCAAAAAATGGATTGCCGACGGCAAGGATGGCGACGACTACCCTACCTGGACGCGCAACGTCATCGTGCGCAATATCGCCTTCGACACGCCGTGGGATGTGAACCCGGAAGACTCGGCCAATGCCTACGCGGACGGCATCACGCTCTCGCGCGCGCAGAATATCTACATCTCGCACCTGTCGATCAGCGACGGCGACACGCCCGATTCGCTGGCCGGCTCCACCAACAAGACCCGCCACGACGGCGCGCTCGACGTGGTGCGCGGCAGCGACTACGTCACCATCGCCAGCAACGTCTTCAACAAGCACGCCAAGACCACGCTGGTCGGCAATGGCGATGCGGGGCGCGCCTGGAGCGACGAGGGCCGCATGCACGTGACCTTCTCGGGCAACTGGTACGACGGCGCCAACACGCGCCTGCCGCTCAACCGCTACGGCCAGGTGCACATGTTTAACAACCTGATCGCCGGCAGCACCAGCACCAAGGACAGCGACGTCAAGTTCGAAGGCGGTACCGACGCGCGCTATCGCTCCAACATGCTGCTGGAGAACCATTACTACAGCTTCACCGGCCTGAAAGTGACGGAGGTGTGCGGCAAGGCGATCAAGGGCAAGGACTTCATCGGCTTCCGCTCGTCGGGCCACATCTTCACCAGCGACAAGTCGGGCACCAGCGCCATCGACGGCCAGTGCGGCTACGCGCCGCCGACCGGCAACAACGTGTGGACGCCGCCCTACGCCTACACGCTGCAAACGGCAGCGGCCACGTTGACGTCGGTACCCGCCAATGCCGGCGCGGGCAAGCTGCCGTGA
- a CDS encoding glycoside hydrolase family 53 protein: protein MKNILRAALASLLLAGVHHATAAEPGTFAKGADISWITEMEDARRNMLNRDGKRQSLLTTLKEQGMDSVRLRVWVNPVDGYNNLRDTLVKAKRVKAAGMRLMIDFHYSDDWADPAKQFKPVAWQNYSVDQLATAVADHTRTTLTALRDAGITPEWVQVGNETTNGMLWPEGEASKNMKNYARFVTAGYDAVKQVFPQALVIVHVDNCHDGAQFRWNFDGLVENGGKFDIIGASSYPTTAKNMTWQAATAACLTTMNDVTARYKKPVMLAEVGAPWDHPQGKTIIADLLAKVRAVNNGMGVGAFYWEPQAYDWKGYPMGAFDYKGKPMPMLDAFMEK, encoded by the coding sequence ATGAAAAACATCCTTCGCGCTGCGCTTGCCAGCCTGTTACTGGCTGGCGTACACCACGCCACCGCCGCCGAGCCGGGCACCTTCGCCAAGGGCGCCGACATCAGCTGGATCACCGAGATGGAAGACGCGCGCCGCAACATGCTCAACCGCGACGGCAAGCGCCAAAGCCTGCTCACCACGCTCAAGGAGCAGGGCATGGATTCGGTGCGCCTGCGCGTGTGGGTCAACCCGGTGGACGGCTACAACAACCTGCGCGACACGCTCGTAAAAGCCAAACGCGTCAAGGCGGCCGGCATGCGCCTGATGATCGACTTCCACTATAGCGACGACTGGGCCGATCCGGCCAAGCAGTTCAAGCCGGTCGCCTGGCAGAACTACAGCGTCGATCAGCTGGCCACCGCCGTGGCCGACCACACCCGCACCACGCTCACCGCGCTGCGCGACGCCGGCATCACGCCCGAGTGGGTGCAGGTCGGTAACGAGACCACCAACGGCATGCTGTGGCCCGAGGGCGAGGCCAGCAAGAACATGAAGAACTACGCGCGCTTTGTCACCGCCGGCTACGACGCAGTCAAGCAGGTATTCCCGCAGGCGCTGGTGATCGTCCATGTCGATAACTGCCACGACGGCGCGCAGTTCCGCTGGAACTTCGACGGCCTGGTCGAGAACGGCGGCAAGTTCGACATCATCGGCGCATCTTCGTACCCGACCACGGCCAAGAACATGACCTGGCAAGCCGCCACCGCCGCCTGCCTGACCACCATGAACGACGTCACCGCCCGGTACAAAAAACCGGTGATGCTGGCCGAAGTGGGCGCGCCGTGGGATCACCCGCAAGGCAAGACCATCATTGCCGACCTGCTGGCCAAGGTCCGCGCGGTCAACAACGGCATGGGCGTGGGTGCGTTCTACTGGGAGCCGCAGGCGTACGACTGGAAGGGCTACCCGATGGGCGCGTTCGATTACAAGGGCAAGCCGATGCCGATGCTTGATGCGTTCATGGAAAAGTAA
- a CDS encoding chemotaxis protein CheW, giving the protein MTAVREQASPTVQLAVATVGAVAVGVPVAAVLQALPLACALHPLPRRQGALCGVAEHAGTLVPVVDLAQWVDVGSATEANDKTARILVLGDRRRTIGLRVDALVGLANVPAPTRLLHDDAPEEVFDTVVKSAELDRVISVLDVGRLLALACAWHGGDAVDGPDGADDSDTGARGVTGDEASAAVSAGGDGPAGTGAGAVAAAKAAALYALLAVGDTRIAVPAAQLAQVIRLPTLRAIGPAGGSSYCNWRDRNVAVIDTARLLGLPGDTQPALLAIVELGDLALGLMVHAALELCMLAAPDGPAGSVVATTAMGTDTGAVVTTVIGADGGAIGVIDIAALLARVPEASISRATAPASGAVATTAAVQRLNSNAYIVFQTDQHHATPIEPIEEILALAATHVDAAEHLLPTIAWRGQALPLVDLRPPATPTPPGSGARIIVVRDTDGCTGYVVKHVALLIPPNTGKLYRMALAGTGLVEFITTGTAHEQASYRTMDLARRSQLTGC; this is encoded by the coding sequence ATGACAGCCGTGCGCGAGCAGGCCTCCCCGACGGTTCAACTGGCAGTGGCCACGGTCGGCGCGGTGGCGGTGGGCGTGCCGGTGGCGGCGGTGCTGCAGGCGCTGCCGCTGGCCTGCGCCCTGCACCCGCTGCCGCGCCGCCAGGGCGCGCTGTGCGGCGTGGCCGAGCACGCGGGGACGCTGGTGCCGGTGGTGGACCTGGCGCAGTGGGTGGACGTGGGCAGTGCGACAGAGGCAAATGACAAGACTGCGCGCATCCTGGTCCTCGGCGATCGCCGGCGCACCATCGGTTTGCGCGTCGATGCCCTGGTGGGCCTGGCCAACGTGCCGGCGCCCACGCGGCTGCTGCACGACGACGCGCCCGAGGAGGTATTCGATACGGTCGTCAAATCCGCAGAACTCGACCGGGTGATCAGCGTGCTCGATGTGGGACGGCTGCTGGCGCTGGCTTGCGCCTGGCATGGGGGCGATGCAGTTGATGGTCCGGATGGCGCTGATGACAGCGATACTGGCGCCAGGGGCGTTACGGGCGATGAAGCGTCAGCGGCGGTGAGCGCTGGTGGGGATGGTCCCGCAGGCACCGGCGCTGGCGCTGTCGCCGCAGCGAAGGCGGCTGCCCTGTACGCATTGCTGGCCGTCGGCGACACCCGCATCGCCGTGCCCGCCGCACAACTGGCGCAGGTGATCCGGTTGCCGACGCTGCGGGCCATCGGCCCGGCCGGCGGCAGCAGCTATTGCAACTGGCGCGACCGCAATGTCGCCGTGATCGATACCGCCAGGTTGCTGGGGCTGCCGGGCGATACGCAGCCAGCCTTGCTGGCCATTGTCGAACTTGGCGACCTGGCGCTGGGCTTGATGGTACACGCGGCTCTCGAGTTGTGCATGCTCGCCGCCCCGGACGGTCCAGCCGGCAGCGTGGTCGCCACCACAGCAATGGGCACGGATACCGGCGCGGTCGTCACCACCGTGATCGGCGCAGATGGCGGCGCCATCGGCGTGATCGACATCGCAGCACTGCTGGCGCGCGTACCGGAAGCCTCCATCAGCCGCGCCACCGCGCCTGCATCCGGCGCGGTGGCAACGACGGCCGCAGTGCAGCGCCTCAACAGCAACGCCTACATCGTCTTCCAGACCGACCAGCACCACGCCACGCCCATCGAGCCGATCGAGGAAATCCTGGCGCTGGCAGCCACCCACGTGGACGCCGCAGAACACCTGCTGCCAACCATCGCCTGGCGCGGCCAGGCATTGCCACTGGTGGACCTGCGCCCGCCGGCCACCCCCACGCCCCCCGGCAGCGGCGCGCGCATCATCGTTGTGCGTGACACGGATGGGTGCACCGGCTACGTGGTGAAACACGTGGCGCTGCTGATCCCGCCCAACACGGGAAAGCTCTACCGCATGGCGCTGGCCGGAACAGGACTGGTGGAATTCATCACCACCGGCACCGCCCACGAGCAGGCCAGTTACCGCACCATGGACCTGGCGCGGCGCAGCCAGCTGACTGGCTGCTAG